The following coding sequences lie in one Micropterus dolomieu isolate WLL.071019.BEF.003 ecotype Adirondacks linkage group LG15, ASM2129224v1, whole genome shotgun sequence genomic window:
- the tomm20a gene encoding translocase of outer mitochondrial membrane 20 — MMSGRTSAVIAGVCGALFIAYCIYFDRKRRSDPRFKEKLRERRRKQNASSQKSGLAKLPDMKDAEAVQKFFLEEIQLGEELLSQGQFESGVDHLTNAIAVCGQPQQLLQVLQQTLPPPVFQMLLTKLPSISQRIISSQSLTEDDVE, encoded by the exons ATGATGAGCGGTAGGACGAGCGCGGTAATTGCCGGCGTGTGCGGAGCCCTTTTCATCgcatactgtatttattttgataGAAAGCGGCGGAGTGACCCTCGCTTCAAGGAAAAGCTACGTGAAC GTAGAAGAAAGCAAAATGCTTCTAGTCAGAAGTCTGGACTGGCAAAG CTACCTGACATGAAGGACGCGGAAGCTGTTCAGAAATTCTTTCTGGAGGAAATCCAGCTGGGAGAGGAGCTCCTGTCACAAG GTCAATTCGAGAGCGGTGTAGACCACCTGACCAATGCGATTGCAGTATGCGGTCAACCTCAGCAGCTGCTTCAGGTACTCCAGCAGACGCTGCCACCTCCAGTTTTCCAAATGCTGCTCACCAAACTGCCCAGCATCAGCCAG cgAATCATCAGTTCTCAGTCTTTAACAGAAGATGATGTTGAATGA